The Streptomyces sp. NBC_01317 genomic interval GCCGGTGTACGTGACCCGGTGGCCCTCCAGGTCGACCTCGTCGGCCTCGCCGAGGACGAGCCGCACCCGTGGCAGCGTCCCGGTGAGGGAGACCGTCACCCGGCGGGCCTCCAGGATCCCGGCCGCCACCTGGGGCAGGAGCGGGAGGTAGAGGAAGTAGTCGGTGGGGTTCAGCAGGACGATGTCGGCCGCGCCCCGAACCTTGCGGCAGACGGTGCGGGCGGCTTCGTAGCCGGCGAACCCGGCTCCGACGATGACAATGCGTTCTCGGCTCACGTTCGACTCCGGACAGTCACATATCGGGTCGTACCGTCGGACTGGTGACGTTCCCGCCACCGGCGCCGACAAACACCGCAGGCGTCCGAAGAACCCTCTCCACAGCCCCCGACAGGGCCTTTCACCTGCCGTTTGACACGGGAGTGATTGGTGGGAGGGTGGTGGAGAAGGACAGCGTGAGCATCGCGCGAACTGCCGCTTGCCGAGGCTGCCGAGGGGTACGGACAGGTGGGTCCTGTCCGCCGGACCGGGTCCGGAGGCCCGCACAGGACGGCTACGGAGTGAGGAGACCGACGTGAGCGGCGACGGAGGCGAGACGATGGGCGACGAGGTGTACCAGCCCAACCACGACGACGGGGTGTTCGAGGACGAAGGCATCCTCGATCCCGAGGACACGTTGGTGGACCGCGGGTCCGACCCCTTCGACGAGGGCTGGTCCCCGCCCGAGCGGCCGCTCGGTGTGGAACACACCGGGACGACCGCCTCGGAGCAGCTCGCGGGCGAGTCGCTGGACCAGCGCCTCGCCGAGGAGATCCCCGACCGCGCGGCCCCGTTCGGGGACGGCATCGGCGATCTGGCCTACGGCGAGGGCGAGCTGGTGGACGACGAGGTCGGGGACGGCCGGTCCGGGCGGCTGGTGGCGCCGGACGAGGGCGCGCACGAGGACGCCGAGAACGACATGGTCGCCAGCGATGTGGGCATCGACGGCGCGGCCGCCTCTGCGGAGGAGGCGGCGGTGCATCTGGTGCCGGGGGAGGACGACGAGCCCGAGGCGTACGAGTAGGGCCGTGCCGGCCGGGCCGTACCAGCTGAGGCCGTACCAGCCAGGGCCGTACGAGAAGGGCCGTACGAAGAAGCGGTCCGCCGACCCGTGTTCAGGCCAGGGCCGCCGCGAAGAACTCGCGGGCCGGGGCGGCGGGGGCGCCGAACGGCACGGGTTCCGGGGCGGGCGCACGGCGCAGCTCGGCCGTACCGATGCCGGTGACCGGGATTCGGGGCACGCGGAAGATGTCCTGCGGGGATTCGACACTCCTGGTGAACCAGATGACTTTGCCACCGGCCGTGGGACAGGTCCCCCAGCTGTCGCTCAGCGCGGCGACACGCGCGAGCCCTCCGCCACCGGCGGTGAGCAGGCGGGGCAGCCGGGGGCCGTTGTCCTCCACCGAGGCCGTGAGGTGGCGTCCGCGCCAACGCAGTTCCACCACACACGTGGTGGCCTCTCCGACGTGCCGCTGGACATTGGCCATGAGTGCGTCGAGGCCCTCGCAGACGGGGCCGACGTGCAGGTCGAGTTTCCAGTGCCTGAGGTGGGCGGCGACGATGCGCCGCAGCTGGGAGAGACGTTCCGGGGAGGCGTGCAATTCCACCGTGTAGCGCCGGCCGTCGTGCCGGTCGAGTGGAACTGTCATGTCGGGGCTCCTCACAGAGAGGCCCTCATGCTTCACCACGTTGTACCAACGACCCCCGAGTACGAAGCGTGAGCGGCATTCACTTCTGGGTCAACACCAGATTGCCGCCGCCGCGCCGGACGCGCAACACGAACGGGGGACGGCCGTACGGGAAGAACGTGCGGGAAGAGTCCGCGGCCGTACGGGAACGGGGCATGCCTCATGGCCGGTCCCCGCGCACCCGCGAGGACCGGCCGTGTGCCCGTGCGGGCGCCCGGCTACCTGCTCTCCAGGCGGAGCTGGACCTCTTCCTCCTGGTCCCCGGAGGCCGTACCGACGATCCGTACGGAGAAGGCTGCGGTCAGTGCCCTGCGCAGGCTGTCCACATCGGTGTAGGCGCCCTGGAGGGTGGCGCTGACGGGTGCGGACAGCCGTGCGGCGGCCGGCTCGTCGCGTACGTCGGACGCGTCGAAGGTGGCGGTCCACACCACCGGCCTGCCGCCGGTGGCCGCCTGTGGTACGTCGTCGGCCGGCCGGTCGGACCCGAACGCCGTCCTGAGCGCGGAGAACACCGTGTCCGCGTCGTCCTGGTCCTGTCCGCTGAGTGCCACGACGACGTGCGCCGTCGGCTGATCCGCAGTCCTCACCTGAAATCGCCCTCTCTCCGTCTGTGCTCCCCGTTCCGTCCCCGACACCCCCTGCCGTCCTCTGCCCTGGTTCAGCCGCCGAACTCGGGCACGAAGGTGGCGTTGAACGCCTTGAGGTCGCCGGGGTTCCGGCTCGTGATGAGGGTGTTGGGCCCGGAGGTGCAGACCTGGACCTGTTCGTCGACCCAGGTGGCCCCGGCGTTGCGGAGGTCTGTCTGAAGGCTGGGCCAGGACGTCAGCGTCCTGTCCCGTTCGACATCGGCCTCCACGAGCGTCCACGGGGCGTGGCAGATCGCGGCCACCGGCTTGCCCGCGTCGAAGAAGCTCTTCACGAACGCGACGGCGCCGGCGTCCGTGCGCAGGGCGTCCGGGTTGGCGACGCCGCCGGGCAGCACGAGTCCGTCGTAGTCGGCCACGGAGGCCTCGGAGACGGTCAGGTCGACGGGAAAGGTGTCCGCCTTGTCGAGGTGGTCGAACGCCTGTACCTCGCCGGGTTCCGTCGAGATGAGCACGCGTTCGCCGCCCGCCTCGCCGACGGCCTGCCAGGGTTCGGTGAGTTCCACTCGCTCCACGCCTTCGGGAGCCACGAGAAATGCCACACGCATGAGGTACACGCCCCTTCGTCTTCACCGGAGCAACGTCTCGCGCCTGCCCGCAGGCGCTCTCCTCACACAGGAGGCGCGGGCAGGCGCGGAAGAGTTCCGCAAGCGGAAGAAGTCCCGCAAGAAGAGTCTGGTGGACGCGGGCCGATCAGGCGCGTCGAGCGGCCGGTCGTGCCGAGGGGGCCATGCGGTGGCCGGGCTGGAGCGGCGGGAGTGCGCCGGCGGAGGGCCTGCGCGCGCCGTACGGTCCTGCGGTCGGGACCGGGATTGGGAGGACGGGCAGCGGGCCCGTGACGGCGACGGGGAGCGTGACGGGAGCGGTGGCCCGGGCCGTGGCCGGGGCGGCCAGCTGCGGGTCGACGGTGAGGGCGGTGACGCCGAGCGGCTCGGTGAGGGCGCGTACGGCGTGCTCCGAGAGCTTGATCCAGGACTGCTGGGGGCCCAGGGTCGCGGCCAGTCCGGTCGCGGTGGTGAAGGCGACCGCCGTCCGGGCGCCGAGGGCGGTACGGAAGAGACGGACGCTGAAGCCTGCGGATCCCGGCCGGACCGGGACGAACAACGGTCCGGCCGGGGTCGGATGTGAAGGCTCCGGATCCTCGCTGTTCTGATGCTCCGACATGGTGTCGCTCCTGAGGACAGAATGACTGCCCCGGTCCGCGGGTCGGGAGCGGGGCATACCAAGGATGGTATGCCCGTACGGCGCGCTCCGGTCCCGGTCGCTGACGCGCCCTTGATCCAACGGGCCCTTCTCCTGACGCGGGCTTGATGTTCTGAGGGTCACTCCTGGCCGCGGGAGACCTGTGCCTCGACCGTGCCGCGGCTGACCGGACCGCCGCAGTGGCGGCAGACGTGGTCGATCTCCAGGCGGTGTCCGCACGCGTGCCGGAGCGTCAACGCCGGTTCCTCCACGGCCCACTTGTCGCCCCACTGGAAGAGCGAGAGCAGCACCGGGTGCAGCTCCCGGCCGGCTTCGGTGAGGTGGTACTCGTAACGCGGCGGGTGCTCGCTGTACTGCCGCCGCTCGATCACTCCGGCGGCTTCGAGCTTGCGCAGGCGGTCGGCGAGGATGTCGCGGGAGGCGCCGGTGTAGCCGGCGATGCGCCCGAAGCGGTGGACGCCGTATCCCATCTCGCGGATGGCCAGCAGGGACCAGCGCTCGCCCAGGACGTCCAGCGAGGCGGCGAGCGAGCACGGCCGGACGGCGAGGGGCTGGCGCGCCATGAGGGACATCCCGCCGCCGTCCGGCTCCCCCGCGCGACCCGCCTCGGTCCCGGACTCTTCTCCTGCCCCGGATCCTGTCCCGGCCCCTGTCCCGGACCCTTTCTTCGTCTCCATGCGCTCCACCCTAACCGGTGGTCGGTTGTCTTTTCCAACAGACCGCTGTTAGCGTCCACCAGGTAAGTTGGAAATCACAACAGACTCTGTGAGGGGTCCCGCATGTCCACTTCCCCGTCCGTCCCCGACGAGCAGGCCGCCGCGAAACGGCAGGCCCTGCGGGTGCTGGCCCTGGGCAGCCTCGGCGTGTTCGTGGTCTTCCTCGACACGACGATCGTGAATGTCGCCTTCGAGACGATCAGCCGCAGCTTCGACACCACGACCGGGCATCTCGCGTGGGTCCTCAACGCCTACAGCCTGGTCTTCGCGGCCATGCTGATCCCGGCGGGACGCCTGGCCGACCGGTACGGGCGCAAGCGGATCTTCCTCATAGGGCTCGCCGGGTTCGCCGCCATGAGCGCCCTCTGCGGGCTCGCGCCGGACGCCGGGTTCCTGATCGCCGCCCGGGCCCTGCAAGCCGTCTTCGCGGCGCTGGTCGTACCGACCTCGATCGCGCTGATCCTGCCCGAGTTCCCCGCCGCCCGGCGGCATGTGGCGGTCGGCACGTGGGGCGCGATGGGCGCGGCGGCCGCCGCGCTCGGCCCCACCATCGGCGCGCTCCTCACCGAGTACGCGTCCTGGCGGTGGATCTTCCTGGTGAACGTCCCGATCTGCGCCGTCATGATCTTCTTCGGGGCCCGGCTGCTGCGCGAGTCCCGCGACCCGCAGGCCTCCGGCATCCCGGACCCGGTCGGCGTGGTCCTGGTCGCGGCCGTCCCGGCGCTGCTCAGCTTCGCCATCATCGAAGGGCCGTCCCGGGGCTGGTCCGACCCCTGGGTGATCGCGGGCTTCATCCTCTCGGCGGCGCTGCTGCCGGTGTTCGTACGGCGCTCCGCCACCGCCGCCCGGCCGGTGATGGACCTGGCGCTGTTCAAGGTCCGGCAGTTCCGCCTGGTCAACGCGGCGACCCTGCTGTTCGCCACGGCCTTCTACGGCATGCTGCTCAGCAACATCATCTTCCTCCAGACCGAATGGCACTACTCCGTGCTGCGGGCCGCGCTGGCCAGCACACCGGGACCGCTGGTGGTCA includes:
- a CDS encoding DUF5709 domain-containing protein, coding for MGDEVYQPNHDDGVFEDEGILDPEDTLVDRGSDPFDEGWSPPERPLGVEHTGTTASEQLAGESLDQRLAEEIPDRAAPFGDGIGDLAYGEGELVDDEVGDGRSGRLVAPDEGAHEDAENDMVASDVGIDGAAASAEEAAVHLVPGEDDEPEAYE
- a CDS encoding ATP-binding protein, which gives rise to MTVPLDRHDGRRYTVELHASPERLSQLRRIVAAHLRHWKLDLHVGPVCEGLDALMANVQRHVGEATTCVVELRWRGRHLTASVEDNGPRLPRLLTAGGGGLARVAALSDSWGTCPTAGGKVIWFTRSVESPQDIFRVPRIPVTGIGTAELRRAPAPEPVPFGAPAAPAREFFAAALA
- a CDS encoding type 1 glutamine amidotransferase domain-containing protein yields the protein MRVAFLVAPEGVERVELTEPWQAVGEAGGERVLISTEPGEVQAFDHLDKADTFPVDLTVSEASVADYDGLVLPGGVANPDALRTDAGAVAFVKSFFDAGKPVAAICHAPWTLVEADVERDRTLTSWPSLQTDLRNAGATWVDEQVQVCTSGPNTLITSRNPGDLKAFNATFVPEFGG
- a CDS encoding SAV_915 family protein; its protein translation is MSEHQNSEDPEPSHPTPAGPLFVPVRPGSAGFSVRLFRTALGARTAVAFTTATGLAATLGPQQSWIKLSEHAVRALTEPLGVTALTVDPQLAAPATARATAPVTLPVAVTGPLPVLPIPVPTAGPYGARRPSAGALPPLQPGHRMAPSARPAARRA
- a CDS encoding winged helix-turn-helix transcriptional regulator translates to MARQPLAVRPCSLAASLDVLGERWSLLAIREMGYGVHRFGRIAGYTGASRDILADRLRKLEAAGVIERRQYSEHPPRYEYHLTEAGRELHPVLLSLFQWGDKWAVEEPALTLRHACGHRLEIDHVCRHCGGPVSRGTVEAQVSRGQE
- a CDS encoding MFS transporter is translated as MSTSPSVPDEQAAAKRQALRVLALGSLGVFVVFLDTTIVNVAFETISRSFDTTTGHLAWVLNAYSLVFAAMLIPAGRLADRYGRKRIFLIGLAGFAAMSALCGLAPDAGFLIAARALQAVFAALVVPTSIALILPEFPAARRHVAVGTWGAMGAAAAALGPTIGALLTEYASWRWIFLVNVPICAVMIFFGARLLRESRDPQASGIPDPVGVVLVAAVPALLSFAIIEGPSRGWSDPWVIAGFILSAALLPVFVRRSATAARPVMDLALFKVRQFRLVNAATLLFATAFYGMLLSNIIFLQTEWHYSVLRAALASTPGPLVVTLIARSASKLAGSIGYRPVLLAGAVSWAAGSATFALAVTSSPHWAAAWLPASVLIGIGIGLTLPVQSGAAVASLPPARYGLGSAFNASFRQLGAVLGISVFVAVLGTPGPASAVDAFHRTWWVFAAVGLAAGAVLLVPRLGRGAPAEDATAEPVPAEAH